The Girardinichthys multiradiatus isolate DD_20200921_A chromosome 11, DD_fGirMul_XY1, whole genome shotgun sequence DNA window ACCACTACGACCGCACCCACCACCACAACCACTACAGCTGCCCCAACTACTACAGACGCACCGGAcactaccacaaccacagctgccccaACTTCTATAGCCGCACCAACCACTACAACTACTACATCTGCATCAACCACCACAACCACTGCAGCTGCCCTGACCACTACAACCTCTACAGTTGCCCCAACAACTACAACCACTACGACTGCATTGACCACTAGGACCACTAGGACCACTATGACCACACCCACAACCACTACAGCTCCCCCAACTACTACAGCTGCCCCAACCACTACAACTACTACAATCGCACCCACCACCACAGCTGCCCCAACCATTACAACCACTTCAGGTGCCCCAATTTCTATAGTTGTACCGACCACTACAACTACTACATCCGTACCGACCACCACAACCACTACAGCTGCCCCAACTTCTACAGCCGCACCAACCACTACGACTACTACATCTGCACCGACCACCACAACAACTGCAGCTTCGCCGACCACCACAACCACTACAGTTACCCCAACAACTACAACCGCAACGACCTCATTGACCACTACAACCGCACCCACAACCACTACAGCTCCCCCAACTACTACAGCTGCCCCGACCACAACAACCACTACAATCACATCCACCACCACAGCTGCCCCAACCACTACAACCACCTCAGCTGCCCCAATTTCTACAACTGTACCAACCACTACAGCTACCACATCCGCACGGACCAGTACAACCACTACAGTTGCCCCAACAACTACAACCACTACGACCGCATTGACCACTACGACTGCACCCACCACCACAACCACTACAGCTGCCCCAACTACTACATCCGCATCGGCCACTACCACAACCATAGCTGCCCCAACTTCTACTGCCGCACCAACCACTATAACTACTACATCTGCCCCGACCACTACAACCTCTACAGTTGCCCCAACAACTACAACCACTACGACTGCATTGACTTCTACAACCACACCCACCAAGACAACCACTACAGCTGCCCCAACTACTACAGCCGCACCGGCCActaccacaactacagctgcccCAACTTCTACAGCTACCCCGACCACTACAAGCACTTCAGCTGCCCCAATTTCTGCAGCTGTACCGACCACTACAACTACTACATCCGTACCGACCACCACAACCACTACAGTTGCTCCAACAACTACAACCACTACAACCGCACCCACCACCACAACAACTATAGCTGCCCCAACTACTACATCCGCACCGGCCACTACCACAACCACCGCTGCCCCAACTTCTACAGCCGCACTAACCACTGCAACTACTACATCTGCCCCAACTACTACAACCTCTACAGTTGCCCCAACAACTACAACCACTACGACTGCATTGACCACTACAACCACACCCTCCAAGACAACCAATACAGCTGCCCCAACTACTACAGCCGCACCGGCCActaccacaactacagctgcccCAACTACTACATCCGCACCGACCACTACAACCACTACAATTACCCCAACAACTACAACCACTACAATTACCCCAACAACTACAACCACTACAACCACTACAATTAACCCAACAACTACAACCACTATGACTGCACCCACCACAACCGCTACAGCTGCCCCAACTTCTACAGCTGCACCAACCACTACAACTACTACATCTGCACCGACCACCACAACAACTGCAGATGCCCTGACCACTACAACTACTACAGTTGCcccaacaaccacaaccgctACGACTGCATTGACCACTACAACCACTATGACCGCACCCACCACCACAGCTGCCCCGACCAATACAACCACTTCAGGTGGCCCAATTTCTACCGCTGTACCGACCATTACAACTACTACAATTGCACCaacaactactactactattacgaCCGCACCTACCACCACAACCACTACAGCTGCCCCAACTACTACAACTGCCCTGACCACTACAACCACTACAATCGCACCCGCCACCACATCCGCATCAAGCACTACACCCACGACAGCCGCATCGAACAAAACACCCACCACAGCTGGATCGAGCACTGCACCCACCACAGCCGCATCCAGAACTGCACCCACCACAGCCGCATCGAGCACTACATCCACCACATCTGCATCGAACAATACACCCACCACAGCCGGATCGAGCACTGCACCCACCACAGCCACATCGAGCACTACATCCACCACAGCTGCATCGAACAATACACCCACCACAGCCGGATCGAGCACTGCACCCACCACAGCCGCATCCAGCACTGCACCCACCACAGCCGCATCGAGAACTACACCCACCACAGCTGGATCGAGCACTGCACCCACCACAGCCGCATCCAGCACTACACCCACGACAGCCGCATCGAACAAAACACCCACCACAGCTGGATCGAGCACTGCACCCACCACAGCCGCATCCAGCACTACACCCACCACAGCCGCATCGAACAAAACACCCACCACAGCTGGATCGAGCACTGCACCCACCACAGCCGCATCGAACAATACACCCACCACAGCTGCATCGAACAATACACCCACCACAGCGGGATCGAGCACGGCACCCACCACAGCCGCATCCAGCACTACACCCACGACAGCCGCATCGAACAAAACACCAACCACAGCTGGATCGAGCACTGCAACCACCACAGCCGCATCCAGCACTGTACCCACCACAGCTGCATCGAGCACTACACCCACCACAGCCGGATCGAGCACTGCACCCACCACAGCCGCATCGAGCACTACACCCACTACAGTCTCCCTGACCACTAAACCCGCTACATCAACCACCAGTGATGCATCTAGCTTCAGACTTGGtctcctccatctgctgcttggattttttatctttatcatTTAAGAGCTTTAAGATAAAGTTTTCCTATCTGAACCAAAGTTAAAAGATTATGACACTGTTGTTTGTTGggagaaaaattaaaaagagggtgtaactttatttaaactttattcatttaaatgaCTATATTGATTTGAAATATCTAATTTAATATCTCTAATAAATTAAGAATATTTTGTCAActtgttctttattttgtgtCATTGATTTTTTCATGTCTAATCTGAAATGAATACTATTAGGTTTAAAAATGGGATTTGTAATAAACTAGGCATTTGAAGTATTTTTGCTGGTAAATATTCAAACCTCTGTTTCAgaaattttacttttacatCCACACCGACCACTACAACCACTACAATTGCACCaacaactactactactattacgaCCGCACCTACCACCACAACCACTACAGCTGCCCCAACTACTACAACTGCCCTGACCACTACAACCACTACAATCGCACCCGCCACCACATCCGCATCAAGCACTACACCCACGACAGCCGCATCGAACAAAACACCCACCACAGCTGGATCGAGCACTGCACCCACCACAACCGCATCGAGCACTACATCCACCACATCTGCATCGAACAATACACCCACCACAGCCGGATCGAGCACTGCACCCACCACAGCCACATCGAGCACTACATCCACCACAGCTGCATCGAACAATACACCCACCACAGCCGGATCGAGCACTGCACCCACCACAGCCGCATCCAGCACTGCACCCACCACAGCCGCATCGAGAACTACACCCACCACAGCTGGATCGAGCACTGCACCCACCACAGCCGCATCCAGCACTACACCCACGACAGCCGCATCAAACAAAACACCCACCACAGCTGGATCGAGCACTGCACCCACCACAGCCGCATCGAACAATACACCCACCACAGCTGCATCGAACAATACACCCACCACAGCCGGATCGAGCACGGCACCCACCACAGCCGCATCCAGCACTACACCCACGACAGCCGCATCGAACAAAACACCCACCACAGCTGGATCGAGCACTGCACCCACCACAGCCGCATCGAACAATACACCCACCACAGCCGCATCGAACAATACACCCACCACAGCGGGATCGAGCACGGCACCCACCACAGCCGCATCCAGCACTACACCCACGACAGCCGCATCGAACAAAACACCAACCACAGCTGGATCGAGCACTGCAACCACCACAGCCGCATCCAGCACTGTACCCACCACAGCTGCATCGAGCACTACACCCACCACAGCCGGATCGAGCACTGCACCCACCACAGCCGCATCGAGCACTACACCCACTACAGTCTCCCTGACCACTAAACCCGCTACATCAACCACCAGTGATGCATCTAGCTTCAGACTTGGtctcctccatctgctgcttggattttttatctttatcatTTAAGAGCTTTAAGATAAAGTTTTCCTATCTGAACCAAAGTTAAAAGATTATGACACTGTTGTTTGTTGggagaaaaattaaaaagagggtgtaactttatttaaactttattaatttaaatgacTATATTGATTTGAAATATCTAATTTAATATCTCTAATAAATTAAGAATATTTTGTCAActtgttctttattttgtgtCATTGATTTTTTCATGTCTAATCTGAAATGAATACTATTAGGTTTAAAAATGGGATTTGTAATAAACTAGGCATTTGAAGTATTTTTGCTGGTAAATATTCAAACCTCTGTTTCAgaaattttacttttacatgAATTAGATAAGATTTGATGCTATTTATTAATTATGTGGGGTCCCTTAATGTTTGGCTGTAGAATCAAGTCAGATCAGTActtgatacattttatttagttcagttaatttatttagCCCTGCTAAATAAATTAACTGAGCTGTCACAGCTAAAAAAtgccaggccaggtgtaacaAAGCTGATAGTAGAAAGAAGGGCAGGTCAAGAACAATTGGAGAGTAGAAGAAAGTAGCAGAGTGAGGGAAACTGGTGAGTATGCCCTCCAGCAACCGAAGTCTATTGCAGCTATTGGCAATTTTGCAGAGGTGAAAAAGGGGAGCTATGGAAGCCTCTTTCATATTAGATTTATAAGACATGTCCAAGTCGAAGACAACACTATGGTGTCATGTTCACAAAACTATGCGCAGGTTTGTATGTGAATGTCTCTCTCTACCTCTCGCCTCCTAGGTTGTGGCCTGTATGTGCAGTTGCCACAGCTGGAGCTCATCTCAAGAGGAGCTTAAAGAGGGGTGGCTTTCCTAAGACAGACGTCAGATTTGTTTTCATGCTCATCTCTTTTTCTGAGCCTTGCCATCCTCGTGTTCCGACACTTACCTTGGTGGCCTTGGAAGAGACCTATTCTCACATTTACACTTTTTTTTGGACTGAAACGACTCACTTCCTTGTTTCTCAGTGTGTCTGGAGTTTTCCTTCCAAGTCTCCCACCTTGAATATCTTCGCTGCTCATCTGGAAGCCCTCCTTGAACTTGCAGCTTGGATTCCTTACCAACAACTCGATACTCACTGATCTGCGTGCCCACCCTCCAGCATCTCCACCACTTTCCAAAACAACCTTAAAAAGGATCCAAGAGAACACCATCATTTGCTCATTTCACCAAGCTCCTGCCAACCTCAGTCTCTGTGTATATACTGATCTCCTTCTAGTGGTCCTCCTTATCTACTGCCAGTAAAAACTCTGCTGCATTACGTTTTCTACAGTCTACATGACGCACCATTTCTGACAATAACCACTTACCTGGAACCCTGCTGAAATACAAAGAAGAACCATCAGACCTTGAACAGGACATGGAACCGGCATGTGCGTAACAGAAAATAGAAACAACAGAATTAGTTGTTTCTGGCAACGCCCAGCACTTCGTACATGTAAAAATTAAAGTGCCTACATTTCTCTCATCTGCATATTTGCCACGAACAGTAGggactgaatttttcttcagtctaagtctttctgcaaatcctgatGTGTACTGATGTGAGTTCTGAAAGCAGTCCGTGGTAAAGGGATTCGCCCAAACTAGTACTGTCTTCggcaatgtgactggaacattgccctcaaaaataaaatgaagctcAAATCTCTGTTATCCGACAGCGGGAGAATGTGCAAgacacatgtgggtctttgcagccaacaacagaacatctacCTTTAAGGGTAGCCACTGTGAAGCACGTGTAAGGTAACACCAGCCAGCGAGACGTGATACTCCACTGAAAATCAAGCGGATGGAGCTCCGCTTCAATTGCTAgtcagtggggaaaaaaataaaaaatatatttattgccAAAAAaacggctgttttttttttatttttggcatttgcaatgtttgtagaagcatcaCAGACCCAAATGGCAGATTAAAAACGATCAGCAAATCCGCATCTCCCATCTTCCAGGATGCAGTCTCCGAATAGGAatagaaaaaacagcaaaagcacaaaacattttaacaacaatTTTTGACTATGGCTGAATTATTTGATCGGATACTTGCCAATTCTGATTCAGGTGTTAATAATTGGTCACTTAGTGTTTTTTGTCTCTGACACCACCCAAAAAAATTGCTCTTGAGAAATCTTTCTGTTTATTGTCCCCCCAACGATGAAATGGCCTTTGTGTCCTTAGATAGGctgaaggtcagccctgatgatcatCTCTGCAAACTTAAATGTTTGTCGTAGTTTGGTCCTGTGCTGTGTTgtagatgagccaaaccacaaagCGATGGATGTTTACAGGACAGGCTCAATAAttgcagtgtagaagatgactagCAGCTCCTGtagaaggttgtacttcttgattTGTCACAGGAAGtaaagtctctgctgggccttcttccgaacaggtGGCGAGAAAGGGTTGTacctaggaaccggaagtgatccacagtaggCACAGTGTTGTTGGATGGTGAGGGGATGGAGTGTGGGGGTGTTCTCCAGAAGTTCATTGTCATCTCCAGTCTTGAGAAGGTTCAGCTTTaggtggttctggttctggaccAGCCAATCTACGTCCTGTCTCTAAGCAGACTCATCGTTGTCCTGGATCAATGACAGtgttgtcatctgcaaacttcaggagacTCACAGATGGGTCCGCTGAGATGCCGTCAATTGTGTACAGAGAGACGAGGAGTGGGGATACAATACAACCCTGGGGGTGCCAGTGCTGATGGTTCGTGTGTCATAACAAACAGCACATACCTTACACACATAGCCAGGCTTCACAATGTCAACCAAGGTAACCAAGAAGGATTAGCGTTCAGGAGGCTTTAGCAATGCTGCAGAGCATGTCTAACTGTGAATCTGATGGTGGAGATGTGAGCAACCTCACATTTCAGAATGAAAACGTCACCAGTTCTTCAAGTGATGAGGATGCAACTGCTCTTTCACCAGTAAATCCTTCCCTTCAAAGACGCACCAGGAGACGGGCGGTCAATTATGTGTCAGGACAGTTATGTGACTGACAGAGGCTACATCAGATGAGGAGGAAGACACAACGCATGTCAACCCCCCTCgtactaaaaaacaaaaagtttaaaatttaaaacactgTTGTTGATTACAACTATTTCAAATACGGAGTTGATATCATGGACCAGAAATTATGCAACTACAACTGCAACTCCAGGAACACAGAGATGGCCCATGGCTGTGTTTTACAACCTGCTTGACATGGCTGTCACAAATGTACGTGTCTTTTACACAGCATGTACAGGATCCAAAGAAAGTCAGCAATTGTTCATGCTGGAGCTTGCAGAGGAACTTCAAAACAGGCTTTTGCAGGAAAAGGCACAAGGGGAAGAGCACAAACagcaatgtttgttttattgtttttccaagctgaaattgtgttttttgggGCACTAATTCAAGCCCTCTGTTTTCTGATGTTCAAAATGTTCAGTATTTCTTCCAGCaccctaagcctatagcagcatacagagatagctcaggataacctaagccactctaactataagctttataaaaTAGGAAAGTTTTAAAGCCTAGacgtaaaagtagacagggtgtctgcctcatggactaaaaatgggagctggttccacagtagAGGAGCCTGATAGCTAAAGGATCTGTCtccattctacttttagaaactctaggaaccaccagtaaacctgcagtctgagaacgaagtgctagttaggaacatatggaacaatcacaACCCCCCTCCAACCCAGGCATGTACGTCTTGAAGACCAGCGAGAAGAAGAATATTGCATAAACTGCCTAAACACTGATACATGAGATTGTAAACTTCACGGAATATTATTTCGGTTGCATTGACGGAGAAAATATAatgtatttgtttgtatttgacGCTGAACACAGTTGGACAGACTATCGCATTGAATACCTATGTGCTGCTGTTTAAATATGTTAACCCACTATTTACCCATCATTCAATAAATCGGTAGacgataaataaatgtttc harbors:
- the LOC124876784 gene encoding histidine-rich glycoprotein-like; this translates as MGFKFYFYIHTDHYNHYNCTNNYYYYYDRTYHHNHYSCPNYYNCPDHYNHYNRTRHHIRIKHYTHDSRIEQNTHHSWIEHCTHHNRIEHYIHHICIEQYTHHSRIEHCTHHSHIEHYIHHSCIEQYTHHSRIEHCTHHSRIQHCTHHSRIENYTHHSWIEHCTHHSRIQHYTHDSRIKQNTHHSWIEHCTHHSRIEQYTHHSCIEQYTHHSRIEHGTHHSRIQHYTHDSRIEQNTHHSWIEHCTHHSRIEQYTHHSRIEQYTHHSGIEHGTHHSRIQHYTHDSRIEQNTNHSWIEHCNHHSRIQHCTHHSCIEHYTHHSRIEHCTHHSRIEHYTHYSLPDH
- the LOC124876783 gene encoding mucin-2-like, coding for MTALTSTTTTTAPTTTTTTAAPTSTSASATTTATAAPTSTAAPTTTTTTPAPTSTAAPTTTTTTSASTTTTTAASPTTTTTTVAPTTTSTMTALTSTTTTTAPTTTTTTAAPTTTDAPDTTTTTAAPTSIAAPTTTTTTSASTTTTTAAALTTTTSTVAPTTTTTTTALTTRTTRTTMTTPTTTTAPPTTTAAPTTTTTTIAPTTTAAPTITTTSGAPISIVVPTTTTTTSVPTTTTTTAAPTSTAAPTTTTTTSAPTTTTTAASPTTTTTTVTPTTTTATTSLTTTTAPTTTTAPPTTTAAPTTTTTTITSTTTAAPTTTTTSAAPISTTVPTTTATTSARTSTTTTVAPTTTTTTTALTTTTAPTTTTTTAAPTTTSASATTTTIAAPTSTAAPTTITTTSAPTTTTSTVAPTTTTTTTALTSTTTPTKTTTTAAPTTTAAPATTTTTAAPTSTATPTTTSTSAAPISAAVPTTTTTTSVPTTTTTTVAPTTTTTTTAPTTTTTIAAPTTTSAPATTTTTAAPTSTAALTTATTTSAPTTTTSTVAPTTTTTTTALTTTTTPSKTTNTAAPTTTAAPATTTTTAAPTTTSAPTTTTTTITPTTTTTTITPTTTTTTTTTINPTTTTTMTAPTTTATAAPTSTAAPTTTTTTSAPTTTTTADALTTTTTTVAPTTTTATTALTTTTTMTAPTTTAAPTNTTTSGGPISTAVPTITTTTIAPTTTTTITTAPTTTTTTAAPTTTTALTTTTTTIAPATTSASSTTPTTAASNKTPTTAGSSTAPTTAASRTAPTTAASSTTSTTSASNNTPTTAGSSTAPTTATSSTTSTTAASNNTPTTAGSSTAPTTAASSTAPTTAASRTTPTTAGSSTAPTTAASSTTPTTAASNKTPTTAGSSTAPTTAASSTTPTTAASNKTPTTAGSSTAPTTAASNNTPTTAASNNTPTTAGSSTAPTTAASSTTPTTAASNKTPTTAGSSTATTTAASSTVPTTAASSTTPTTAGSSTAPTTAASSTTPTTVSLTTKPATSTTSDASSFRLGLLHLLLGFFIFII